In Prunus dulcis chromosome 2, ALMONDv2, whole genome shotgun sequence, a single genomic region encodes these proteins:
- the LOC117618495 gene encoding DEAD-box ATP-dependent RNA helicase 31-like — MKTTSFSTTFMPVRLLPQLRLLSTSLPATHFPPMKFAPTLSSSRAVPILSRVFPLRLRYMGLGFRRSLQTERAFSTRAFRGPRTGSGSELPRGYERRAGGASKSLIEDEAELSDWVSELRSDSPRGREDELEGRRGRVRERGTDREPYPIKKSRRESDSGDFGESRRRDFRSPNQSFTRNGGISKRFDNKSEGDKKDRPFPPRNNRGNSNSSGEFGDSSRRRFPNPNESFSRNSGISKRFDNKFQSDDDKEDGLFPRRNNRGNSNLKADSFTRNGGVEGLRRGGRETGKTLRVMDDTEEEEEKPTGFRIEDLLSEEESDTAISDDDGYGVLREKSATSLFGSDNEVTVKVLPKSSPGSSDSYLSESRFDQCSVSPLSLKGIKDAGYEKMTVVQEATLPVILKGKDVLAKAKTGTGKTVAFLLPSIEVVVKSPPITRDQKRPPILVLVICPTRELASQASAEANKLLKYHPSIGVQVVIGGTRLALEQKRIQANPCQILVATPGRLKDHIENTAGFATRLMGVKVLVLDEADHLLDMGFRKDIERIISAVPKQRQTLLFSATVPEEVRQICHIALKRDHEYINTVQEGSEETHAQVRQTHLVAPLDKHFSQVYALLKEHIADDVEYKVLVFCTTAMVTRLVADLLGELNLNVREIHSRKPQSYRTRVSDEFRKSKGLILVTSDVSARGVDYPDVTLVIQVGVPADRQQYIHRLGRTGRKGKEGQGILLLAPWEEFFLSAIKDLPITKGSVPSVDPDTTKKVERALSKVEMKNKEAAYQAWLGYYNSNKKVGRDKHRLVELANEFSRSMGLDNPPAIPKLVLGKMGLKNVPGLRSK, encoded by the exons ATgaaaacgacgtcattttcgACTACGTTCATGCCCGTTAGACTCTTACCCCAACTCCGACTCCTCAGCACTTCTCTTCCGGCGACCCATTTCCCACCCATGAAGTTCGCGCCTACCCTTTCGTCCTCTCGGGCCGTGCCCATTTTGTCTCGGGTCTTCCCATTGAGGCTGAGGTACATGGGCTTAGGTTTTCGTCGTTCGTTGCAGACTGAGCGGGCATTCTCGACTCGTGCCTTCCGAGGCCCCAGAACCGGGTCGGGCTCCGAGTTGCCACGTGGGTATGAGAGAAGGGCTGGTGGAGCTTCGAAGAGCCTGATAGAGGACGAGGCTGAGCTCAGTGACTGGGTCAGCGAGTTGAGGAGTGACTCGCCCCGTGGCCGCGAGGACGAATTGGAGGGTCGTAGAGGTAGGGTTAGAGAGAGGGGTACTGACAGAGAGCCTTATCCGATTAAAAAGAGCAGGAGAGAGAGTGACTCGGGCGATTTTGGTGAGTCTAGAAGGCGAGATTTTCGGTCCCCAAATCAGTCATTTACGAGAAATGGAGGTATAAGCAAGCGGTTCGATAATAAATCTGAGGGCGATAAGAAAGATAGACCATTTCCACCCAGAAACAATCGCGGGAACTCAAATTCAAGTGGCGAGTTTGGTGATTCGAGCAGGCGAAGATTTCCTAACCCAAATGAATCTTTTTCGAGAAATTCAGGGATAAGTAAGCGGTTTGATAACAAATTTCAGAGTGATGATGATAAGGAAGACGGGTTGTTTCCGCGCAGAAATAATCGCgggaattcaaatttgaaagcGGATTCATTTACTAGGAATGGAGGTGTCGAGGGTCTAAGAAGAGGTGGAAGAGAGACTGGTAAAACATTGCGTGTGATGGATGATActgaagaggaggaggaaaaaCCGACCGGTTTTAGGATTGAGGATTTGCTTAGTGAGGAAGAGAGTGATACTGCTATTTCTGATGATGATGGCTATGGAGTATTAAGAGAAAAAAGTGCAACTTCTTTGTTTGGTTCGGATAATGAAGTGACAGTAAAGGTTTTGCCGAAAAGTTCACCTGGAAGCTCTGACTCTTATTTGAGTGAATCTCG GTTTGATCAATGTTCTGTCTCTCCGCTGTCCTTGAAAGGAATCAAGGATGCAGGATATGAAAAAATGACTGTAGTACAGGAGGCTACTCTTCCAGTAATACTCaaag GTAAGGATGTTCTGGCCAAGGCTAAAACAGGGACTGGAAAAACTGTGGCGTTCTTG CTTCCATCAATTGAAGTTGTTGTAAAATCACCCCCTATTACCCGTGATCAAAAGCGACCCCCAATTCTGGTGCTTGTAATATGCCCAACTCGAGAGCTGGCAAGTCAAGCTTCTGCAGAAGCCAATAAGTTATTGAAGTATCATCCTTCTATTGGCGTTCAAGTTGTGATTGGAGGTACAAGACTTGCTTTAGAACAGAAACGCATACAAGCAAACCCTTGCCAG ATTCTTGTAGCTACACCTGGAAGGCTCAAAGATCACATTGAGAATACCGCAGGTTTCGCAACTAGGCTGATGGGTGTCAAAGTCCTTGTACTTGACGAAGCTGATCATTTGCTGGATATGGGATTCCGTAAAGACATTGAAAGGATTATTTCAGCTGTCCCCAAACAACGGCAGACACTTCTGTTTTCTGCCACAGTTCCAGAAGAG GTCCGTCAAATATGTCACATTGCTTTAAAAAGAGATCATGAGTATATCAATACAGTTCAAGAAGGCAGTGAAGAGACGCATGCACAG GTCAGACAGACGCATTTAGTCGCTCCATTGGACAAGCATTTTTCCCAAGTATATGCTCTTCTTAAAGAGCATATTGCAGATGATGTTGAATATAAG GTTCTTGTATTCTGCACTACTGCTATGGTCACACGATTGGTTGCAGACCTTCTTGGTGAGCTGAACTTGAACGTCAGGGAGATCCATTCTAGGAAGCCACAGAGTTATAGAACCCGAGTTTCTGATGAATTTCGGAAATCAAAGGGTCTTATTCTTGTAACTTCTGATGTATCTGCACGTGGGGTCGATTATCCAGATGTTACCCTAGTCATACAG GTGGGCGTGCCAGCTGATAGACAACAGTATATACACCGACTTGGTAGAACCGGTCGTAAAGGCAAAGAAGGGCAAGGGATATTGTTACTGGCTCCTTGGGAGGAATTCTTCTTGTCCGCTATTAAGGATTTGCCAATAACCAAGGGTTCCGTACCTTCAGTTGATCCAGACACTACGAAGAAG GTGGAACGAGCGCTATCCAAAGTGGAGATGAAGAACAAGGAGGCAGCATATCAAGCGTGGCTTGGGTATTACAATTCGAATAAGAAA